The following are encoded together in the Ovis canadensis isolate MfBH-ARS-UI-01 breed Bighorn chromosome 2, ARS-UI_OviCan_v2, whole genome shotgun sequence genome:
- the FBXO8 gene encoding F-box only protein 8, whose amino-acid sequence MGQGLWRVARNQQLQQEGYGEQGYFSREQSRRVAASNMSQTSHRKHVQGGIDIYHLLKTRKSKEQEGFINLEMLPPELSFTILSYLNATDLCLASCVWQDLANDELLWQGLCKSTWGHCSIYNKNPPLGFSFRKLYMQLDEGSLTFNANPDEGVNYFMSKGILDDSPKEIAKFIFCTRTLNWKKLRIYLDERRDVLDDLVTLHNFRNQFLPNALREFFRHIHAPEERGEYLETLITKFSHRFCACNPDLMRELGLSPDAVYVLCYSLILLSIDLTSPHVKNKMSKREFIRNTRRAAQNISEDFVGHLYDNIYLIGHVAA is encoded by the exons ATGGGTCAGGGGCTGTGGAGAGTGGCCAGAAACCAGCAGCTACAGCAGGAAGGCTACGGTGAGCAAGGCTACTTCAGCAGAGAGCAGAGCAGGAGGGTGGCTGCCAGCAACATGTCTCAAACCAGTCATCGCAAACACGTCCAGGGGGGCATTGACATATATCATCTTCTGAAGACAAGAAAGTCTAAAGAACAGGAAGGATTCATTAATTTGGAAATGCTGCCTCCTGAACTAAGCTTTACCATCTTGTCCTACCTGAATGCGACCGACCTCTGCTTAGCTTCTTGCGTTTGGCAGGACCTGGCCAATGATGAACTTCTCTGGCAAGG GCTGTGTAAATCCACTTGGGGTCACTGTTCCATTTACAACAAGAACCCACCTCTAggattttctttcagaaaattgtaCATGCAGCTGGATGAAGGCAGTCTCACCTTTAATGCCAACCCAGATGAG GGAGTGAACTACTTTATGTCCAAGGGCATCCTTGATGATTCACCAAAGGAAATAGCAAAGTTTATCTTCTGTACAAGGACACTAAATTGGAAAAAACTGAGAATTTATCTTGATGAAag GAGAGATGTCTTGGATGACCTTGTAACACTGCATAACTTTAGAAATCAATTCTTACCCAATGCACTGAGAGAATTTTTTCGTCACATCCATGCCCCTGAAGAGCGTGGGGAGTATCTTGAAACACTTATAACAAAGTTCTCACATAGATTCTGTGCTTGTAACCCTGATTTAATGAGAGAACTTGGCCTTAGTCCTG atGCTGTCTATGTACTGTGCTACTCTTTGATTCTACTTTCCATTGACCTCACTAGCCCTCATGTGAAGAATAAAATGTCAAAAAGAGAATTTATTCGAAATACCCGGCGTGCTGCTCAAAACATTAGTGAAGATTTCGTGGGGCACCTTTATGACAACATCTACCTTATTGGCCATGTGGCTGCATAA